The following proteins come from a genomic window of Daphnia carinata strain CSIRO-1 chromosome 6, CSIRO_AGI_Dcar_HiC_V3, whole genome shotgun sequence:
- the LOC130689550 gene encoding ABC transporter G family member 20-like, protein MKKNSRISEVVVSSHQIGSETGSAGNDGLPAVLVRDATKCYGVRKNRCAVLQSLDMSVKKGMIYGLLGASGCGKTTLLSCMVGRRSLNSGTVLVFGHKPGSPESGIPGPRVGYMPQELALYGYFTIKETLQYFGRIYNLKPAFVNAQLEFLSNLLHLPSSHRFIKTLSGGQQRRVSFAVALFHEPELLILDEPTVGVDPLLRHSIWDHLISQSVDHGRTVIVTTHYIEEARQANMIGMMRSGRLLAEESPDNLLSNYRLPSLEEVFLKLCMKDDGENRTEPAQAIENCTNGTLQPVAGHTNLAFEHSASQTNITDIDTIENQCSSNESSISPADCFANAALSLGVSSTRPAISSEANVVVSRKKSRLSSTVRMALPSVHRLGALIRKNFLLTFRNIGIFIFIYFMPAFQAIVFNVTLGHEPTGLKMGIVNDELNPSQGRVCNYTTDCSYSMLSCRYLRYIKKNIIQVPFESVTDALEAGKNGHVWGLIHFGHNFTEEFEVRQAAGDSATIENIIRSQIGINMDSTNQQIDLFIEKWLLEAFGDFFKDLMRSCQHEPEAGYIPVVFLDPVYGKKDTPYTEFMAPGLIITIVYFMAVSLTSGVLIAERKQGLLDRCLVAGVQMREILFGQLISQFTVMVGQTALVFMCMLLVFNISCHGNLALAVFITFLQGLVGMCFGLLIATVCDNEISALLLSQASFLPFTVISGVCWPIEGMPFYLRNIAYSMPLTYAIESLRSIFSRGWGVERPDVFAGIFISMTWILILLVLCMIVIRVRKYAS, encoded by the exons atgaagaaaaatagTCGAATTTCGGAAGTGGTTGTTTCGTCACATCAAATTGGCAGTGAAACTGGAAGTGCAGGTAACGATGGCTTACCAGCCGTGCTGGTCCGCGATGCAACCAAATGCTACGGGGTCCGGAAGAACCGCTGTGCCGTACTCCAATCACTGGACATGAGTGTTAAAAAAGGGATGAT ATACGGATTGCTGGGCGCTAGTGGATGCGGCAAGACTACCTTATTGAGCTGTATGGTTGGTCGTCGGAGTTTGAACAGCGGTACCGTACTCGTCTTCGGTCATAAACCGGGCTCTCCGGAGAGCGGGATTCCCGGTCCGAGGGTCGGTTACATGCCACAAGAGCTCGCCTTGTATGGCTACTTCACTATAAAAGAGACACTTCAGTACTTTGGCCGTATTTACAATTTGAAACCGGCCTTTGTCAACGCTCAGTTGGAGTTTCTCTCTAATTTGTTGCACCTGCCTTCGAGCCATCGTTTCATCAAGACGCTGAGTGGCGGTCAGCAGCGGCGTGTTTCGTTCGCTGTCGCTCTCTTTCACGAACCTGAGCTGCTTATATTAGACGAACCGACAGTCGGTGTGGATCCATTACTTAGGCACAG TATTTGGGATCATCTTATCAGTCAGAGTGTCGATCATGGAAGAACTGTCATCGTTACGACGCATTACATTGAAGAAGCACGACAGGCTAACATG ATTGGAATGATGCGTTCGGGCCGTTTGCTTGCGGAAGAATCGCCCGACAATCTGTTGAGTAATTACAGACTTCCATCGTTGGAGGAAGTGTTCTTGAAACTCTGTATGAAGGACGATGGTGAAAATCGAACAGAGCCGGCCCAGGCAATTGAAAATTGCACGAATGGAACACTACAGCCTGTAGCGGGCCATACCAATCTTGCGTTTGAACACAGTGCAAGCCAAACTAACATCACGGACATCGACACGATCGAAAATCAGTGCAGCTCTAACGAATCTTCAATTTCTCCAGCTGATTGCTTTGCA AACGCTGCGTTAAGCCTCGGTGTCAGTAGCACAAGACCGGCCATTTCCAGTGAAGCGAATGTGGTAGTGTCACGCAAGAAGAGCAGGCTGAGTTCCACCGTCAGGATGGCCCTACCTTCTGTGCATCGTCTCGGCGCCCTGATTCGCAAGAATTTTTTGCTGACATTCCGCAATATTGG GATATTCATCTTCATCTACTTCATGCCTGCTTTTCAAGCCATCGTTTTTAACGTGACACTCGGACATGAACCGACAGGACTTAAGATGGGCATCGTTAATGACGAATTGAATCCGAGCCAGGGCCGTGTATGCAATTACACGACAGACTGTTCGTATTCGATGCTCAGCTGTCGTTATCTTCGatacataaagaaaaacatcataCAG GTCCCCTTTGAAAGTGTAACGGATGCTTTGGAAGCAGGAAAAAATGGACATGTATGGGGTCTCATCCATTTTGGACATAACTTCACGGAAGAGTTTGAAGTTCGACAGGCTGCTGGAGACTCGGCGACCATAGAGAACATTATCCGAAGTCAGATTGGCATCAACATGGATTCAACTA ATCAGCAGATTGATCTGTTTATTGAGAAATGGCTCCTGGAGGCTTTCGGAGATTTCTTTAAGGATTTGATGAGATCTTGCCAGCACGAGCCGGAAGCCGGATACATCCCAGTTGTG TTCCTCGATCCTGTTTATGGTAAAAAAGACACCCCATACACGGAATTCATGGCCCCTGGTCTTATTATCAC CATTGTGTATTTCATGGCTGTTTCCCTAACTTCCGGCGTGTTAATCGCTGAACGGAAACAAGGACTTCTCGATCGTTGCTTAGTGGCTG GCGTACAGATGAGAGAAATTTTATTCGGTCAATTAATCAGCCAGTTTACCGTTATGGTGGGCCAAACAGCGCTAGTTTTCATGTGCATGTTATTGGTTTTTAACATCTCATGTCACGGAAATTTGGCGCTTGCCGTCTTCATCACCTTTCTTCAAGGCCTCGTCGGAATGTGCTTCG GTCTGTTGATAGCCACGGTATGCGATAACGAAATCAGCGCCCTTCTACTTTCGCAGGCGAGTTTCCTTCCGTTCACCGTCATCAGCGGAGTGTGTTGGCCGATCGAAGGTATGCCGTTCTACCTTCGAAATATCGCTTATTCGATGCCGTTGACGTACGCCATCGAGTCTTTGAGATCGATTTTCTCGCGAGGCTGGGGCGTCGAACGTCCCGACGTCTTCGCTGGCATTTTCATCAGCATGACGTGGATCTTAATTCTGTTGGTCTTGTGCATGATTGTCATACGCGTACGCAAGTACGCGAGTTAA
- the LOC130689614 gene encoding soma ferritin-like: protein MVSKCRQNYHEESEASINKQINLELTAHYQYLALAAYYDQDDVALKGFAKFFKEFAEEEHEHAQKLIKYQNLRGGRVVFSAINRPAQQEWATPLAAIEFVLDLEMQVNQSLMDLHKVASDHNDPHLTNYLEEEFLKEQVESINKLAKHHTNLQCVGDGLGVFVFDKELQS from the exons atggtgaGTAAATGCCGTCAAAACTATCACGAGGAGTCTGAAGCCTCCATCAACAAGCAGATCAATCTCGAGCTGACCGCTCATTATCAGTACTTGGCTTTG gcTGCCTACTATGATCAAGATGATGTGGCTCTGAAAGGCTTTGCCAAGTTTTTCAAAGAATTTGCTGAAGAGGAACATGAGCATGCTCAGAAGCTCATTAAATACCAGAATCTTCGTGGAGGCAGAGTAGTCTTCTCAGCCATCAACCGTCCTGCTCAACAAGAATGGGCAACTCCTCTGGCTGCCATAGAATTTGTTCTTGATCTGGAAATGCAAGTCAATCAATCCCTGATGGATTTGCACAAGGTGGCTAGTGATCATAACGATCCCCATCTTACCAACTATTTGGAGGAAGAATTCTTGAAAGAGCAAGTAGAATCGATCAACAAGTTGGCTAAACACCACACAAACTTGCAGTGTGTTGGAGATGGTCTAGGTGTCTTTGTGTTTGACAAGGAATTGCAATCTTAA
- the LOC130689562 gene encoding uncharacterized protein LOC130689562, with translation MDRAASQGDENRLALKIKKQCSDMKNVNGMTVYKLPLKTMSKFSGASPIVQRFSFGEPNRSGNMTCKTILLMGATGSGKSTMINAMINYVLGVQWKDPFRFILVDEKETSQAFSQTREVTAYDIHYTNGFRIPHSLTIVDTPGFGDTGGIGRDQEITAAVKQFFEDKDGIQELDAVGFTVQSSQVRLTDTQQYIFSSVLSIFGKDIKENVRFLVTFSDGGQPPVLAAIKEAKLPCLLNSNGEPCHQSFNNRAIYVSNQTPGDRYAPIDWECAMENFQSFFADLSKMPIKSLQLTKEVMISREILHNTIASLETTIQAHLMKMEELRKIEETIALHKNHIDANKNFEMTVTVPKKKKVDVDDHLTAMNCRICEVTCQFPYNPKTWANVVNSLVRNDIKSAITSAVGAVLDFFSSETSCKFCPGRCHHESHSEESATWKYVQVEETRTLYEIRKKYDDAKEKTLNAEELKDALEGEVEQLKSDVIKAMNKIIQCSNELNKKALKTDPLTTPEYIKLLIENEQREKKPGYLERIKSLKDLLAKAKLMKDVLGGNLAKQFKKI, from the exons ATGGATCGTGCTGCATCACAGGGGGACGAGAACAGACTagcattgaaaataaaaaaacaatgtaGCGATATGAAAAATGTCAATGGCATGACTGTGTACAAGTTGCCGTTGAAAACAATGTCAAAGTTCTCGGGAGCTTCCCCCATCGTCCAGCGGTTCTCCTTCGGTGAGCCCAATCGTTCAGGAAACATGACATGTAAAACCATTCTTCTGATGGGTGCCACGGGTTCTGGAAAGTCCACCATGATCAACGCCATGATCAATTACGTACTGGGTGTTCAATGGAAAGatccttttcgttttataCTCGtcgatgaaaaagaaacatctcAAGCTTTCAGTCAGACAAGAGAAGTTACGGCGTACGACATCCATTATACAAATGGTTTCCGAATTCCTCATTCGCTGACGATTGTCGACACTCCTGGATTCGGCGATACGGGAGGTATCGGACGCGATCAAGAAATCACTGCAGCcgtcaaacaattttttgaagACAAAGATGGCATTCAA GAACTGGACGCAGTTGGCTTTACTGTGCAGTCTTCTCAAGTTCGACTCACGGACACTCAACAATACATTTTTAGCTCAGTGTTGTCCATTTTTGGCAAAGATATCAAAGAAAACGTCCGTTTCCTGGTCACTTTCTCTGATGGAGGGCAACCTCCTGTCTTAGCGGCCATTAAGGAGGCTAAACTACCTTGTCTACTGAACTCCAACGGGGAGCCGTGTCACCAGAGTTTTAATAACCGTGCAATATACGTCTCGAATCAGACGCCAGGTGATCGTTACGCTCCAATCGACTGGGAATGCGCAATGGaaaattttcaatcattttttgctGACCTGTCCAAAATGCCGATCAAATCGCTGCAACTCACCAAGGAGGTTATGATCAGCCGGGAAATTCTGCATAACACTATTGCCAGTTTAGAGACGACCATTCAAGCGCACCTGATGAAGATGGAAGAACTGCGGAAGATTGAGGAAACCATCGCCCTGCACAAAAATCATATTGACGCCAATAAGAACTTTGAGATGACGGTGACTGTAcctaagaagaaaaaagttgacGTCGACGACCACCTAACGGCCATGAACTGTAGGATATGTGAAGTAACTTGCCAATTTCCTTACAATCCGAAAACGTGGGCGAATGTTGTGAATTCGTTGGTTAGGAATGATATTAAATCTGCTATTACGAGCGCAGTAGGGGCTGtgctagattttttttcatcggaAACATCGTGCAAGTTCTGCCCTGGAAGGTGCCACCACGAATCTCATTCAGAGGAAAGTGCTACCTGGAAATATGTCCAAGTAGAAGAAACTCGCACTCTCTATGAAATTCGTAAAAAATACGACGACGCAAAGGAAAAGACGCTAAATGCTGAAGAACTGAAGGACGCCTTAGAAGGCGAGGTAGAGCAGCTGAAATCGGACGTCATTAAGGCAATGAATAAGATCATTCAGTGTTCAAATGAATTAAACAAGAAAGCACTGAAAACTGATCCGTTGACCACTCCCGAATATATTAAGcttttgattgaaaatgaacaaagggaaaagaaacccGGATACTTGGAGAGAATCAAGAGTTTGAAGGACCTATTGGCGAAGGCTAAACTTATGAAGGATGTGCTTGGCGGTAACTTGGCCAAGCAGTTCAAGAAGATCTAG
- the LOC130689551 gene encoding ABC transporter G family member 20-like, which produces MQKDIEDFKVFVSSHRCVSETNSDPSGGVSRGHAVLVRKATKSYGVGRSRSTILDGLDMTVKKGSIYGLLGASGCGKTTLLSCLVGRRSLNSGEILVLGHEPGTTESGVPGPRVGYMPQELALYGDFTIKETLQYFGRIYNLQPSFVDSQLEFLSNLLDLPPSIRYVKTLSGGQQRRVSFAVALFHEPELLILDEPTVGVDPLLRRSIWNHLIRQSVDHGRTVIVTTHYIEEAREAHTIGMMRSGRLLAEESPKNLLRDSRRPSLEDAFLKLCMDEINDSDEQANVDGQVSATVQQIPEDCGNITSDNNFSQVDIHESDAVHVRHTNLHAPLALADISNALSHLVIPNKAAKMKRKNHTTNVALPSLQRLGALIRKNYLMTFRNIGIFVFIYLIPAFQAIVFNVTLGHEPTGLKIAIVNDELSSGDTCNYTTACSYSMLSCRYLRYIKSNIIQMPYGSISDALEAGKNGQVWGVIHFGHNFTQEFEIRQSVGDSASLENIIRSRISVNMDSSNQQIDIFIEKWLLEAFGDFFKDFMKACQYEPEAGYIPVVFLDPVYGEKDTPFTEFMAPGLIISIVYFMAVSLTAGVFVSERKQGLLDRCLVAGVTMTEILIGQLVNQFSILIGQTTLVFLCMLLAFNIPCHGNLALAVFITFLQGFVGMCFGLLIATLCDNENSALLLSQASFLPFTVISGVCWPIEGMPPYLRNIAYSMPLTYAIESLRCVFARGWGIDRRDVYVGILISMAWILGLLILCLVVIRVRKYAR; this is translated from the exons ATGCAGAAAGACATCGAAGATTTcaaagttttcgtttcttctcaTCGGTGCGTGAGTGAAACAAACAGCGATCCAAGTGGGGGTGTTTCTCGTGGTCACGCAGTTCTCGTCCGGAAGGCGACGAAAAGCTATGGCGTTGGAAGAAGTCGATCTACCATACTCGATGGACTTGACATGACCGTTAAGAAAGGCAGCAT ATACGGATTGCTTGGAGCCAGCGGATGCGGGAAGACCACCCTGTTGAGCTGCCTTGTTGGTCGTCGTAGTTTAAACAGTGGAGAGATCCTGGTCCTTGGTCACGAGCCAGGCACTACGGAAAGCGGAGTGCCCGGTCCGCGAGTTGGTTACATGCCACAAGAACTGGCTTTGTACGGAGACTTCACCATCAAAGAGACGCTTCAGTACTTTGGACGGATTTACAACCTACAGCCGTCGTTTGTCGATTCACAGTTGGAGTTTCTTTCAAATCTGCTCGATCTTCCACCGAGCATTCGTTACGTTAAGACGCTGAGCGGCGGCCAACAGCGACGAGTCTCGTTCGCAGTGGCTTTGTTCCACGAGCCTGAATTGCTGATCCTGGACGAGCCAACTGTTGGAGTCGATCCTTTACTTAGACGCAG CATTTGGAATCATCTAATCCGCCAGAGTGTCGATCACGGAAGGACTGTTATTGTAACAACCCATTACATCGAAGAGGCCCGAGAAGCTCACACG ATTGGAATGATGCGGTCTGGTCGATTACTAGCCGAAGAATCGCCCAAGAATCTTTTAAGGGATTCAAGACGACCTTCGTTAGAAGACGCGTTCTTAAAGCTGTGCATGGATGAGATTAACGACAGCGATGAGCAAGCGAATGTCGATGGTCAGGTATCAGCAACGGTGCAGCAAATCCCTGAAGACTGTGGCAACATAACAAGTGACAACAATTTCAGTCAAGTCGACATTCATGAATCGGATGCTGTGCATGTCCGTCACACGAATTTGCACGCACCTCTTGCTCTGGCTGATATTTCT AATGCTCTGTCACATCTTGTGATTCCAAATAAGGCAGCGAAGATGAAACGTAAAAATCATACAACAAACGTAGCCTTACCGTCTCTGCAACGACTTGGCGCACTCATACGCAAAAATTACTTGATGACTTTTCGCAATATCGG GATATTTGTCTTCATTTACCTGATCCCTGCTTTCCAAGCAATCGTTTTCAATGTGACACTAGGGCATGAACCGACTGGCCTTAAAATTGCTATTGTCAATGATGAACTGAGCTCAGGTGACACCTGTAATTATACGACAGCGTGTTCGTACTCGATGCTCAGCTGTCGATATCTTCGGTACATTAAAAGCAATATCATACag ATGCCGTACGGAAGTATATCGGATGCGTTGGAAGCAGGTAAAAATGGACAAGTGTGGGGCGTGATCCACTTTGGACATAATTTCACGCAGGAGTTTGAAATCCGGCAATCGGTCGGTGATTCAGCAAGCTTAGAAAACATCATCCGCAGTAGAATCAGCGTAAACATGGATTCTTCTA ACCAACAGATtgacatttttattgaaaaatggctTTTGGAAGCGTTTGGAGATTTCTTCAAAGACTTCATGAAAGCGTGCCAATACGAACCGGAAGCGGGTTACATCCCCGTTGTG TTCCTCGATCCGGTTTATGGTGAGAAAGACACTCCATTCACTGAATTTATGGCTCCTGGTCTTATTATCTC GATCGTATATTTTATGGCCGTTTCGCTGACCGCTggcgtttttgtttctgaaagaaaacaaggtcTTCTCGATCGTTGTTTAGTGGCTG GTGTGACGATGACAGAAATTTTGATTGGACAACTAGTTAACCAATTCTCGATATTAATCGGTCAAACTACCCTGGTCTTCCTGTGCATGTTGCTCGCGTTCAACATTCCCTGTCACGGCAATTTGGCCCTGGCCGTATTCATTACTTTTCTTCAGGGCTTTGTGGGAATGTGTTTCG GCCTGCTTATAGCCACTCTGTGCGATAATGAAAACAGTGCGCTGTTACTATCGCAAGCCAGTTTTCTACCGTTCACAGTTATCAGTGGGGTTTGCTGGCCAATCGAAGGTATGCCACCTTACCTTCGAAATATCGCTTACTCGATGCCACTGACGTACGCCATCGAATCTTTGAGATGTGTTTTCGCCCGCGGATGGGGCATCGATCGACGCGATGTCTACGTGGGAATCCTCATTAGTATGGCCTGGATCCTGGGTTTGTTAATTTTATGCCTCGTTGTTATACGTGTCCGTAAGTACGCCAGGTAA
- the LOC130689574 gene encoding gastric triacylglycerol lipase-like — MKELSTYVKIAISLAIAYSFYPHDSSRQLPAFVSSPLTQLQQWFYDVIRPRMERNVIAVPEVFMTTPEIIANRGYPVEIHHVITDDGYILELHRIPFGKRDTHQHNSTFQRRAVFLQHGMMGTDHFWLVTSNNNSLAFLLADHGYDVWLGNSRGNTYARKHINLNPDKDEAFWDFSWDEMGQYDIPASLDYVLNVTGQEKLAAYFGYSLGCSVFFMSATQYPRINDQVDIMIGLGPTVSVAHLNNYFRYMAPFVNIYQLYQRLFGIGEVHTNDGVLHSLTRFICETSELGAKFGYLWLSQIFGYSDVFDQMDYYRLIGHYPAGGSANTMVHLLQNYNFGESFLKFDYGPERNLERYGTPYPPEYNLTLVTAPVFLVHADNDPFAPPQDVAWLKGKLGNLKGSLRVPSPTFSHGDFVWSPRVAELVHKPAIDLLPSPFIHKETYAHISA; from the exons ATGAAGGAACTGTCGACGTACGTCAAAATTGCCATCAGTTTGGCTATTGCTTATTCTTTCTATCCACACGATTCATCACGACAATTACCAGCGTTTGTCAGCAGTCCATTAACGCAATTGCAACAATGGTTTTACGATGTTATCCGGCCGCGTATGGAACGCAATGTTATCGCCGTGCCAGAGGTCTTCATGACAACG CCGGAGATTATCGCCAATCGAGGCTATCCAGTGGAAATTCATCATGTCATCACTGACGACGGATACATTCTTGAGCTCCATCGCATACCGTTCGGGAAACGTGACACGCATCAGCATAATAGCACGTTCCAACGTCGAGCAGTTTTCCTGCAACATGGCATGATGGGTACCGATCATTTCTGGTTAGTCACTTCCAACAACAATTCACTGG CGTTCCTCTTGGCTGACCATGGCTATG ACGTTTGGTTGGGAAATTCTAGGGGAAACACGTACGCACGCAAACACATCAATCTCAATCCCGATAAAGATGAAGCGTTCTGGGATTTCTC CTGGGATGAAATGGGTCAATACGACATCCCAGCCAGCCTCGATTATGTTCTCAACGTAACTGGACAAGAGAAATTAGCTGCTTATTTCGGCTACTCACTCGGTTGTAGCGTGTTCTTCATGAGTGCTACCCAGTACCCACGCATTAACGATCAAGTTGACATCATGATTGGCTTGGGTCCCACTGTCAGCGTGGCGCATTTGAATAATTACTTCCGTTACATGGCACCGTTCGTGAATATCTATCAA CTTTACCAACGATTGTTCGGTATAGGAGAAGTTCATACGAATGATGGAGTCTTACATTCCCTTACCCGTTTCATATGCGAGACTAGCGAACTTGGAGCTAAATTCGGCTATTTGTGGCTATCCCAAATTTTTGGCTATTCCGATGTTTTTGATCAGATGGATTACTACCGTCTGATCGGGCATTATCCAGCCGGGGGATCAGCTAACACCATGGTCCATCTTCTTCAAAACTACAATTTTG GTGAATCATTTCTTAAATTCGATTATGGGCCAGAACGGAATCTGGAGCGATATGGAACACCATACCCGCCTGAGTACAATCTCACGCTGGTGACTGCTCCTGTGTTTTTAGTTCACGCCGACAACGATCCTTTTGCTCCGCCACAG GATGTCGCTTGGTTGAAGGGCAAGCTGGGAAATTTGAAGGGCTCCTTACGGGTACCGAGTCCAACGTTCAGTCACGGTGACTTTGTATGGTCACCACGAGTGGCCGAACTGGTTCATAAACCAGCCATCGATCTCCTGCCATCACCTTTTATCCATAAGGAAACTTACGCTCACATTTCAGCATAa